One genomic region from Cyanobium usitatum str. Tous encodes:
- a CDS encoding DUF309 domain-containing protein, with the protein MRPNPEQQVLSEEQGLLVDTRLGEAIFLFNSGDWYACHDGFEALWHETAGPMRPVLQGILQIAVAELHLERGNCRGATILMGEGLGRLKACPPNALEIDLVALINLSMQRLLALQRQSSIEGLELPRLVETPPHNRSAD; encoded by the coding sequence GTGCGCCCTAATCCTGAGCAGCAGGTTCTAAGTGAGGAGCAGGGATTATTGGTCGACACCCGTCTGGGCGAGGCCATATTCTTGTTTAACAGCGGGGATTGGTATGCCTGTCACGACGGCTTCGAAGCCCTTTGGCATGAAACCGCTGGCCCTATGCGGCCAGTTTTGCAGGGAATTCTGCAAATCGCAGTAGCTGAACTGCACCTTGAAAGGGGAAACTGCCGCGGCGCCACAATCTTGATGGGTGAGGGTCTGGGCCGCCTTAAGGCTTGTCCGCCTAACGCCCTAGAGATAGATTTAGTCGCCTTGATCAACTTATCCATGCAGCGCCTGCTGGCTTTGCAGCGGCAGAGTTCTATTGAGGGCTTGGAATTGCCCAGATTGGTTGAGACGCCGCCCCATAACCGTTCTGCAGATTAA